The segment GCAACCCGAGGAAATAATCCGCTATGGAGCGTACATCGAACGCTGCGCATGGGAGCATAGGGAGCATGTCGCAGTCATGCGCTTAATTACCCATTATCCGGCGCAGTACGTTCACAACCGGCGGCAAGATTTCGCCCGGATATTAGATGCCCAATGGTCTCTAGCAAGGCTCTACCTACGGGCGGCCGAGCATGACCGCAATTGTGTTGCCGAATTGAGAGAGATAGACGGCATCACCTATGCTTACGTCAAGGCAAAACTGGAAGAGCCTTTATCATTTGCTGAGGCGCAGCAGCTTATCGAACAAAACCACTTAGATGAGCGGCTTGGGTTACTGTCATGGGCATTTGGAAAAATGGGTCTATGGGACGCTCTGGTGTTGATAGCCGAACATGCCGGGGAGTGGCAAATGGAGCGGATGCAGCAGGTAATGGCACGGTATGACGTTTAACAAGCGGCTGGAGAGCGACGCGGCTTACCGCCGTGCGCCTCAGCCCTCCCGTTATACGGAACATCTGTCTGGAATGAGAGCCAGCTTTGCCGGGTAGCGTCTATGGAGGTCGTGAGCCTCATTCTGCTTGTTGTGGCCCTACTCAAGATCGTATCCATCGTTCAGGCGATTCGGTGGCTGAGGAGCTGGGGGAGGTGCTATGCAGGCCACCTGCACCACAACCCTCCACCTGATGAACCCGCCTACTATGCCGCGTTCGAACAGTGCGGCGGCCGCCATTTCCCCTTCGGCGTCAAAGACTACCGCCTCAGGCGGTACATAGGTTTGGGCCGAGACGCCCGAGGGTTCCAACGCGCAGGCGTCGGCATCGCCTCCCTCTTCCAGGCGACTCTGTATCGGTACGAGCGCCTCGCCGGCCTAGTTGGACTTTGGGCAGTTGTAATGACCTCGGTAAGGCATGACGCGCAACTACTCACGTCGCCTGCCGTCCATAGCACGCTATTGTACACACTGACGAACGTTGTGCTCGGGACCAACGCGCTCCTGTCGGTCGAGGCCGTATTCTCGTACGCTATACTCGGTGGCTACGCGACATCCTTCCACATGCTTTCACCCAGGGCTGGTGCCAGCCGCTTGTTGCTTGAACTTAGAGTCGCGATGGGCAGGGTCGTGACGACGGTCTTCTCCGGCGCGGTCGCAGCATACGTTGCCTATATCGCTTTTGGCGCGCTAGAAGGGAAGGCGCTCGTAGCCAGGCCGATCCAGAATGCGTGGGAAGCGACCCAGGCGTTCCTGCAGATGTTGTACTGGGCCATGACGACGTTCGCTACCGTCGGCTACGGCGACATCATCCCCTCCAACGGATACGGTCAGTTGGTCGCGTTTCTCATCGAAGTCCAGACGTTCGCCGTGCTGGCGATCGTATTTGCATCCTTGTTCACGTCGAGAGACACAGCCACATGAGAGATGCGCAGAGACAAGCCCGCATAACTTCACGCTCAGCCGACCGGCTCCGCTCGCGGCTGAGCGTACGCGTTGAAAGCTAGGTCCTTTTTAGAGTACGCTACAGTTCCCGTGAAATCTGAGCATCTTCATAGATCGTCCCTAACCGCACAGACAGATGGTGCCAAGCGTGTTTTAGCCTGCGAACCGCGATCAATAGGAAAAACCGGAGATCTTGACCCTCTCGCGACCGCAGAGGAGGCAAGGCAAAATCTCAGCACCGTGCTCAATCCCGCCCGACGCAGCGCGCTTGGCCAATTTTTTACGCCGCCTCCAACAGCGCGACTCATGGCGTCCATGAGTACCCTTGCGTGTAAGCGAGTGCGCCTGCTGGATGCTGGCGCTGGGGTCGGGTCACTGACAGCCGCGTGGGTCGCTGAAATCTGTTCACGACTAGTCCGTCCCCAGGAGGTCGCGTTGGCGGCCTATGAACTGGACGAAACCCTGCTCCCTGCTTTACGAGAGACATTGACCGCATGCGAGCAAGCATGTGTTGCAGCCGAGATTACGTGCACCTGGGAAATACGAGCGACTGATTTCATCGAGGCAGCGGTGAACGATCTGGATGGTGGGCTTTTCCAAACTGAGCACTCCGCATTTGACGTCGCTATCCTCAATCCACCGTACAAAAAATTCCGCGCCGAGTCGCGGATACGCCAACTCCTGCGCCGCCTCGGTATCGAGACGAGCAACCTCTACACGGCCTTTTTGGCGCTTGCGATGCTCCTTCTGGATGACGGCGGCGAGCTGATCGCCATTACCCCGCGAAGCTTCTGTAACGGTCCGTATTTCCGACCATTTCGGCAACATTTCCTCCGACAGGTGAACCTCACACAGCTCCACGTCTTCGAAGCTCGCGACTCGGCTTTTCGTGATGACGAGGTCCTTCAAGAGAACGTGATTCTTCACGCAGTGAAAGGCGTACCGCAGCAACCTCGAGTCCGCGTCTCACAGAGCCGTACCCCAGATGATCCAATCGGGGTAGAGCGAAACGTCCCGTTCGAGCATGTCGTGCGACCCGGCGACTCCCAAGTTTTTATTCACCTCGTTCCAGACGACGATGGTCACGCGCTCGCTGAAGCGATGGAGATGCTCCCATGCACCCTTGACGATTTGAGGTTGTGTGTGAGTACGGGGCGCGTTGTGGACTTTCGCGCTTCCCGGTGGCTGCGGGCGGAACCGACCTCGGAGACTGTTCCTCTGATCTATCCAACCCACTTCGACAATGGTCTCGTCCGCTGGCCAAAGGTCGATACGAAGAAACCTCATGCCATCGTATATAATCCTGACAGTGCCTCGCTTATGGTCCCTGCGGGCGTCTATGTGCTCGTGAGGCGATTTTCGGCGAAGGAAGAACGCCGCCGGGTCGTAGCAGCCGTCTTTGACCCTGCCCTTGTCCCTTGTGAAACTGTAGGCTTCGAAAACCACCTGAACTATTTCCACGAACGAGGGGCACCGTTGGACCGAACGTTCGCCTGGGGCCTCTCGATGTTTCTGAATTGTTCTCCTCTCGATACGTACTTCCGGCAGTTCAACGGCCACACGCAAGTGAATGCGACTGACCTTCGGTCTCTACGCTATCCGAAACGAGACACCCTGATCGCGCTCGGACGCCGGGTACAAGGAACCCTTCCGGTCCAGAACGACCTCGACGCGCTCGTGGCGGAAACTCTGTTAAGAGCTTATCCAGATAACTCTCAATTCCGTGACTTCGTCGTACGCGATAAATCCCCCGCTTGGCTCCGCCTTCACCGCCCCCTTTGCCAAAGGGGGCCGGCAGACGCAGCGCGGCTGCCTGGGGGATTTTCGCTCTGAATCATGCCTTCATTCTTGCACAAGACCTGGAACAAATTCGTCACTCTGTGTACGTTGAGGTTCTCAAGCAAAGTCCCCTTCCGAAGAAACACCCATGCCAACGCCACATCGCGTCCGCACCGAAGTCGAACGCCTCCGACGGGAACTGACGCTCCATAATCATCGCTACTACGTGCTGGACGATCCGCTCGTGAGCGATGCGGAGTACGACACGCTTTTTCGTCGCTTACTCCAGTTGGAGACGCAGTACCCTGAACTGCAGGACCCCTTCTCACCTACCCAACGGGTCGGCGCCTCGCCTCTCGCCGCATTTGCCCAAGTCCGCCACTCCCTGCCCATGCTCTCGCTCGGCAACGTACTCAGCCGCGAGGAAATGCAGGAGTTTCAAGAGCGGCTCCAGCGCTTCTTGAAAAGCGAGGCGCCGATCGAGTATGTCGCCGAAGCGAAAATCGACGGGGTGGCCGTCGAACTCGTCTACGAACATGGCGGGCTTGTCGTCGGCGCCACCCGGGGCGATGGAGAGACAGGAGAAGACATCACCCAGAATCTGAAAACCGTTCGTGCCATCCCGCTGATGTTGTTGCTATCGCGCCACCGTCCACCACCAGGGCGGCTCGAAGTTCGCGGCGAGGTGTTTCTGGCTAGCGAACCGTTCCGACAGTTGAACCAGGAACGCGCCGCCGCTGGAGAACCGCTCTTCGCGAATCCACGCAACGCTACCGCCGGTTCTCTCAAGCAATTAGACTCCGGCGTCACCGCCACTCGTCCACTCGACTTGTTCTGCCATGGTGTCGGTCAGGTCGAAGGAGCCGCGTTTGCCTCGCACTGGGACTTCACCGCAGCCCTGCAGGACTGGGGCTTCAAACCCGTGCCGCAACGACGCATCTGCCGGAATCTCGACGAGGTCTTCGCATTTTTCGACGAACTGCAAGCCCAACGCGACTCGCTTCCCTATGAGATCGACGGGGTCGTGGTCAAGGTGAACAACTTTGCCCTCCAACGTCAGCTCGGTGAAGTCTCCCGTTCGCCGCGCTGGGCGATCGCCTACAAATTCCCGGCGCGTCAGGCCACTACAAAAGTCGTGAACATCGTTCCGCAGGTCGGGCGCACTGGCGTGCTCACGCCGGTCGCGGAGTTAGAGCCCGTCGGCATTGGTGGCGTCACCGTGCGCAATGCCTCGCTGCACAACATGGATGAGATCCGTCGGAAAGACATTCGTATCGGCGACACCGTCGTCGTCGAGCGCGCCGGGGATGTCATTCCCTATGTCGTAAAATCCATCCCCGAAAAACGCACGGGCGAGGAACAGTCGTTCGAGATGCCGCCATTGTGTCCGGTGTGCGGTGCCGAAGTCGAACGTGAAGCTGGAGAAGCCGCCTATCGCTGTACCGGCCTCGCTTGCTCCGCCAAGCTGAAGGAAAGCCTCAAGTTCTTTTGTTCTCGGGGGTCGATGGACATCGAAGGCTTGGGAGAAAAGCTCATCGATCAGCTTGTGGACAAAGCCCTGGTCCACGATGCCGGCGATCTCTACCGATTGACGAAAGAGCAACTCGCAGCGCTCGAACGCATGGCGGAGAAGTCCGCGCACAATCTCCTCATCGCTATCGACAAGAGCAAGAAAACCACCCTGCCCCGTTTTCTCGCCTCGCTCGGCATCCGTCACGTCGGCGAAGCCACGGCCAAGCAACTGGCGGAGCATTTCGGCACGCTGGCCGCAATCCGGCAAGCCAGCGAAGAAGAATTGCAACAGGCGCGAGACGTCGGACCTGAAGTGGCGCGGAGCATTGCCCACTTCTTCGCCCAATCGCAAAACTGTCAGGTGATCGACAAACTGTTGGCCGCCGGTGTCGATTTCCCTGCCGTCGCCGCACGGCGCGACGGCAAGTTCAGCGGTTCTACCTTTGTCTTGACCGGAACCCTTGCCTCCATGACGCGCCCGGAGGCGCAGAAACGCCTCGAAGCCCTGGGAGGCAAAGTCTCCTCTAGCGTCTCGAAGCACACCACCTATGTAGTTGCCGGCACCGAGGCCGGCTCGAAACTCGAAAAAGCCCAGAAGCTCGGGCTACGTATCGTCACAGAAGACGAGTTCACAGCGATGCTTCAGGAGTAATCATGCCACCGTTCTCTCACGCCCAGAAAGACGAGCAAGCCCTCGTGCAGAGCCGGCTGGCATCGTACGATTGGCCGACGCTCGAGCGCTCGCTCTGGGAACACGGCTACGCCAGAACGCCACAGCTTCTGACCGAGCAAGAGTGCCAAGAGCTGATTGCGCTTTATCAGGAGCCCAGCCGGTTTCGTAAAACCATCAATATGGAACGTCACCGTTTCGGCGTCGGCGACTACAAATACTTTGCCGCTCCGCTGCCGCCACTCGTACAAGCCTTGCGCACGAGTCTCTATCCGCCGCTGGCCGCCATCGCCAATCGTTGGATGCAGGCGCTCCGTCTCCCCGAATGTTTTCCCTCGGACTTGAGCACTTTCCTCGCGCACTGCCATGAGCGCGGACAAACAAAACCCACGCCGTTGCTGCTGCACTACGAAGCCGAAGGCTACAACTGCCTGCATCAGGATTTGTACGGGGAAGTCGCGTTCCCTTTACAGTTCGTGTGTTTCCTCAGCCAGCCAGGGAAGGATTACGACGGCGGCGAGTTTCTCCTCGTCGAACAGCAGCCGCGGGCGCAGTCGCGCGGGGCGGCGCTGTTGCCGCGACAAGGCGAGGCGCTGTTGTTCACCACGCGCTTCCGACCGATGAAGAGTAAACGTGGCTACGCGCGTACGCAGATGCGGCACGGCGTCAGCCGCCTAACCTCCGGGTCGCGGTATACCCTGGGCATCATCTTTCATGATGCCCAGTGAGGCGGAAGAGAACGATCCATCAACGACTCACTTCCTACTTCGTCCACGGAAATAGCAAGGGTTGTCATTCCGAGCCGAAATGGAATGGAGGCGAGGAATCTCGTGTTGTCTCTGCCAGCTTGAGATTCCTCGTCGCGAAGCCTGTCCTGAGCAAAGTCGAAGGGCTTCTCGGAATGACAGCCTTGATCATTCGGACAGACTGCTATTCACGCGGGATGCGTCACCGCCGGGCGCGGCTTGCCGATGCGGTCGGTAAAGTGCGGCCACACTTGGGTAGTCATCAGTTCCAGACTGCGCATGAGCTTCGTTTGCGGGAGTGATTCGTTCTGCATGAAGAGCCATAGATACTCGACCGGCGCGAAGCTGAGGAGCTTTTCGAGCTGCCGACAGACGGTCGAGGGCGAGCCGGCAATGAGCATGGAGCGATCCATGAGGCTTTGCGCGGAACTCGGGACACTCGCTGGGTCTTCCCCTTCCTGCGCTAGGGCACCGCTAAACTTCCAACGGTCGAACCAATACAACCACTCGAACACGTAGTCGGCAGCCAGTTCTTGGGCTTCCGCGTCCGTGTCAGCCACAAGAACGTAACGAATGAGACCGACGCCCTCGCCCAGCCGCGTCGTGCGCCCAAACTTCGCCCAGCCTTGCTGCACTAGGCGTAGATAGGTTTGGATGACTGGTGGATTGGTCGCCACGATCACCGGCACCGAACCTCGCGTAGCGGCCTCTTCTCCCTGGCCAGTGGAAATGGCAAAAGGCTCGAAAAAAGTCGGCATACGGTTGTTGTAGCAACGCGGCGCAAGCCCGACCTCCAGCAGCCGATCATTCTCATCGACGCCCTTACCGATTTCCCGCGTCACCGGCGCGCCGGTCCATTTGAGTTTGGGTGCGGGAATTTGCCAGTGCTTGCCTTTGAAGCTGAAAGTCTCGCAGGCGAAGGCTTTGCGGATGATCGCCACGCTTTCGTCGAATAACTCGGTGCGCGCCTGCATGTGGGCGTTCAGATCGGTGACGTTGTCCGCCAGCGCTGGCGAGAAGTGCTGACCGAAGGTGTTGAGCCAGCGCTCTTGAATGCCGCGAACGAATCCGGCGTACGCGCGGCCTTGCGACATCTGGTCGAGCACGGCGATATCCGAAGCCACGCGCAGCGGGTCATGCGCAGGCAACACGAACCCCAGCTCGCCCACGTTGATGTGTTTGGTATGAGCCGCAATATAGAGGTCCAGCATCGCGGGGTTGTTCGAGACCGTGATGCCTTCGATATTGAGGTGATGCTCAGAAAAGCCAAACCCATAGTAGCCGTTTTCGTCGGCGTACTGGGCTTGCTCCACCAGATGCTTGAGCATCCGCTGATACAGCTCCGTCCGTTGCCCGGCCATGCCTTGCAGAATATCTTTCGACGAGCCAATCAACGGTGGGTAATGCAGTCCAATTTCCATCAGATTCTCCTTCGTGGAGGTCCTTGCCTTGCCGTCAGGCGTCATATCACAAATGCTGCTCCAGCCGCTATGTGAGGCCACCCGTGTAACTGTTGGCACGTTGGCT is part of the Deltaproteobacteria bacterium genome and harbors:
- a CDS encoding LLM class flavin-dependent oxidoreductase is translated as MEIGLHYPPLIGSSKDILQGMAGQRTELYQRMLKHLVEQAQYADENGYYGFGFSEHHLNIEGITVSNNPAMLDLYIAAHTKHINVGELGFVLPAHDPLRVASDIAVLDQMSQGRAYAGFVRGIQERWLNTFGQHFSPALADNVTDLNAHMQARTELFDESVAIIRKAFACETFSFKGKHWQIPAPKLKWTGAPVTREIGKGVDENDRLLEVGLAPRCYNNRMPTFFEPFAISTGQGEEAATRGSVPVIVATNPPVIQTYLRLVQQGWAKFGRTTRLGEGVGLIRYVLVADTDAEAQELAADYVFEWLYWFDRWKFSGALAQEGEDPASVPSSAQSLMDRSMLIAGSPSTVCRQLEKLLSFAPVEYLWLFMQNESLPQTKLMRSLELMTTQVWPHFTDRIGKPRPAVTHPA
- a CDS encoding 2OG-Fe(II) oxygenase, whose protein sequence is MPPFSHAQKDEQALVQSRLASYDWPTLERSLWEHGYARTPQLLTEQECQELIALYQEPSRFRKTINMERHRFGVGDYKYFAAPLPPLVQALRTSLYPPLAAIANRWMQALRLPECFPSDLSTFLAHCHERGQTKPTPLLLHYEAEGYNCLHQDLYGEVAFPLQFVCFLSQPGKDYDGGEFLLVEQQPRAQSRGAALLPRQGEALLFTTRFRPMKSKRGYARTQMRHGVSRLTSGSRYTLGIIFHDAQ
- the ligA gene encoding NAD-dependent DNA ligase LigA, translated to MPTPHRVRTEVERLRRELTLHNHRYYVLDDPLVSDAEYDTLFRRLLQLETQYPELQDPFSPTQRVGASPLAAFAQVRHSLPMLSLGNVLSREEMQEFQERLQRFLKSEAPIEYVAEAKIDGVAVELVYEHGGLVVGATRGDGETGEDITQNLKTVRAIPLMLLLSRHRPPPGRLEVRGEVFLASEPFRQLNQERAAAGEPLFANPRNATAGSLKQLDSGVTATRPLDLFCHGVGQVEGAAFASHWDFTAALQDWGFKPVPQRRICRNLDEVFAFFDELQAQRDSLPYEIDGVVVKVNNFALQRQLGEVSRSPRWAIAYKFPARQATTKVVNIVPQVGRTGVLTPVAELEPVGIGGVTVRNASLHNMDEIRRKDIRIGDTVVVERAGDVIPYVVKSIPEKRTGEEQSFEMPPLCPVCGAEVEREAGEAAYRCTGLACSAKLKESLKFFCSRGSMDIEGLGEKLIDQLVDKALVHDAGDLYRLTKEQLAALERMAEKSAHNLLIAIDKSKKTTLPRFLASLGIRHVGEATAKQLAEHFGTLAAIRQASEEELQQARDVGPEVARSIAHFFAQSQNCQVIDKLLAAGVDFPAVAARRDGKFSGSTFVLTGTLASMTRPEAQKRLEALGGKVSSSVSKHTTYVVAGTEAGSKLEKAQKLGLRIVTEDEFTAMLQE
- a CDS encoding two pore domain potassium channel family protein — its product is MEVVSLILLVVALLKIVSIVQAIRWLRSWGRCYAGHLHHNPPPDEPAYYAAFEQCGGRHFPFGVKDYRLRRYIGLGRDARGFQRAGVGIASLFQATLYRYERLAGLVGLWAVVMTSVRHDAQLLTSPAVHSTLLYTLTNVVLGTNALLSVEAVFSYAILGGYATSFHMLSPRAGASRLLLELRVAMGRVVTTVFSGAVAAYVAYIAFGALEGKALVARPIQNAWEATQAFLQMLYWAMTTFATVGYGDIIPSNGYGQLVAFLIEVQTFAVLAIVFASLFTSRDTAT
- a CDS encoding Eco57I restriction-modification methylase domain-containing protein: MSTLACKRVRLLDAGAGVGSLTAAWVAEICSRLVRPQEVALAAYELDETLLPALRETLTACEQACVAAEITCTWEIRATDFIEAAVNDLDGGLFQTEHSAFDVAILNPPYKKFRAESRIRQLLRRLGIETSNLYTAFLALAMLLLDDGGELIAITPRSFCNGPYFRPFRQHFLRQVNLTQLHVFEARDSAFRDDEVLQENVILHAVKGVPQQPRVRVSQSRTPDDPIGVERNVPFEHVVRPGDSQVFIHLVPDDDGHALAEAMEMLPCTLDDLRLCVSTGRVVDFRASRWLRAEPTSETVPLIYPTHFDNGLVRWPKVDTKKPHAIVYNPDSASLMVPAGVYVLVRRFSAKEERRRVVAAVFDPALVPCETVGFENHLNYFHERGAPLDRTFAWGLSMFLNCSPLDTYFRQFNGHTQVNATDLRSLRYPKRDTLIALGRRVQGTLPVQNDLDALVAETLLRAYPDNSQFRDFVVRDKSPAWLRLHRPLCQRGPADAARLPGGFSL